Proteins encoded in a region of the Pseudomonas denitrificans (nom. rej.) genome:
- the metG gene encoding methionine--tRNA ligase: MSEARKILVTSALPYANGSIHLGHMLEYIQTDIWVRFQKMRGNQAVYVCADDAHGSAIMLRAEREGITSEQLIDGVRAEHMADFADFQVNFDNYHSTHSEENRELSSAIYLKLRDAGHIATRPVTQYFDPEKQMFLADRFIKGTCPKCGTADQYGDNCEACGATYAPTELKDPKSAISGATPVLKESLHYFFKLPDFQDMLQQWTRSGTLQDSVANKLAEWLDSGLQEWDISRDAPYFGFEIPDAPGKYFYVWLDAPIGYMASFKNLCARRPELDFDAYWKEGSEAELYHFIGKDIVNFHALFWPAMLQGAGYRKPTAVNVHGYLTVNGQKMSKSRGTFVKARTYLDHLDPEYLRYYYASKLGRGVDDLDLNLEDFVQKVNSDLVGKVVNIASRCAGFIHKGNNGLLVDANPAPELVEAFRTAAPSIAAAYEARDFGRAMREIMALADQANAWIADKAPWSLNKQEGKQAEVQAICALGVNLFRQLVIFLKPVLPKLAEAAEAFLNVAPLKWADHEQLLANHQLNPFNPLMTRIEPAKIEAMIEASKEDLAAANKPTGNGELTKDPLAAEINFDAFAAVDLRIALIEKCEFVEGADKLLRLSLDIGDEKRNVFSGIKSAYPDPSKLEGRLTLYVANLAPRKMKFGISEGMVLAAGPGGEDIYLLSPDSGAKPGQRVK; this comes from the coding sequence ATGTCCGAAGCCCGCAAGATCCTCGTCACCAGCGCCCTGCCCTACGCCAATGGTTCGATCCACCTGGGTCACATGCTGGAGTACATCCAGACCGACATCTGGGTGCGCTTCCAGAAGATGCGTGGCAACCAGGCGGTGTACGTGTGCGCGGACGATGCCCACGGCTCGGCCATCATGCTGCGCGCCGAGCGCGAAGGCATCACCTCCGAGCAGCTGATCGACGGCGTGCGCGCCGAGCACATGGCCGACTTCGCCGACTTCCAGGTGAACTTCGACAACTACCACTCGACCCACTCGGAAGAGAACCGCGAGCTGTCCTCGGCCATCTACCTGAAGCTGCGCGACGCCGGCCATATTGCCACCCGTCCGGTGACCCAGTACTTCGACCCGGAAAAGCAGATGTTCCTGGCCGACCGCTTCATCAAGGGCACCTGCCCGAAGTGCGGCACCGCCGACCAGTACGGCGACAACTGCGAAGCCTGCGGCGCGACCTACGCCCCGACCGAGCTGAAGGACCCGAAATCGGCGATCTCCGGCGCCACCCCGGTGCTCAAGGAATCGCTGCACTACTTCTTCAAGCTGCCTGACTTCCAGGACATGCTGCAGCAGTGGACCCGCAGCGGCACCCTGCAGGATTCGGTGGCCAACAAGCTCGCCGAGTGGCTGGATTCCGGCCTGCAGGAGTGGGACATCTCCCGCGACGCACCCTACTTCGGCTTCGAGATTCCCGACGCGCCGGGCAAGTACTTCTATGTCTGGCTGGACGCGCCGATCGGCTACATGGCCAGCTTCAAGAACCTCTGCGCACGCCGCCCGGAACTGGACTTCGACGCCTACTGGAAAGAAGGCTCCGAAGCCGAGCTGTACCACTTCATCGGCAAGGACATCGTCAATTTCCACGCGCTGTTCTGGCCGGCCATGCTCCAGGGCGCCGGCTACCGCAAGCCGACCGCGGTCAATGTGCATGGCTACCTGACCGTCAACGGCCAGAAGATGTCCAAGTCGCGCGGCACCTTCGTCAAGGCGCGCACCTACCTGGACCACCTGGACCCGGAATACCTGCGCTACTACTACGCCTCCAAACTGGGCCGCGGCGTCGACGACCTCGACCTGAACCTCGAAGACTTCGTGCAGAAGGTCAACTCCGACCTGGTCGGCAAGGTGGTCAACATCGCCAGCCGTTGCGCCGGCTTCATCCACAAGGGCAACAACGGCCTGCTGGTGGACGCCAATCCGGCGCCGGAACTGGTCGAGGCCTTCCGCACTGCCGCTCCGAGCATTGCCGCGGCCTATGAAGCCCGTGACTTCGGTCGCGCCATGCGCGAGATCATGGCCCTGGCCGACCAGGCCAACGCCTGGATCGCCGACAAGGCCCCGTGGTCGCTGAACAAGCAGGAAGGCAAGCAGGCCGAAGTCCAGGCCATCTGCGCCCTGGGCGTGAACCTGTTCCGTCAGCTGGTGATCTTCCTCAAGCCAGTGCTGCCGAAGCTGGCCGAAGCCGCCGAAGCCTTCCTCAACGTCGCCCCGCTGAAGTGGGCCGACCACGAGCAACTGCTGGCCAACCATCAACTGAACCCGTTCAACCCGCTGATGACCCGTATCGAGCCTGCGAAAATCGAAGCCATGATCGAAGCCTCCAAGGAAGACCTCGCCGCCGCCAACAAGCCCACTGGTAATGGCGAACTGACCAAGGACCCGCTGGCCGCGGAGATCAACTTCGACGCCTTTGCCGCCGTCGACCTGCGCATCGCGCTGATCGAGAAGTGCGAGTTCGTCGAGGGCGCCGACAAGCTGCTGCGCCTGTCCCTGGACATCGGCGACGAGAAGCGCAACGTGTT